The proteins below come from a single uncultured Carboxylicivirga sp. genomic window:
- a CDS encoding bifunctional nuclease domain-containing protein gives MSNKKVKLNILGLSYSQTQSGAYALVLAEEEGERRIPIIIGGVEAQSIAIKLEGLEPPRPLTHDLFLNFSKAFEIEILEVVIYKLEEGIFYSELICQRGQEQLHIDSRTSDAVALALRFECPIYTFEEIIEKAGIVLDFDNKEDQPTKKAPASKPVSAEKYKEKSIDELKHLLQEAIEDEDYERASDIRDEINSREE, from the coding sequence ATGAGTAATAAAAAGGTAAAACTCAATATTTTAGGATTATCATATAGTCAAACCCAATCAGGAGCTTACGCTTTGGTGTTGGCTGAAGAAGAGGGTGAAAGGAGAATTCCCATTATTATTGGAGGTGTAGAAGCTCAGTCAATTGCTATTAAATTAGAAGGGTTAGAGCCTCCAAGGCCATTAACTCACGACCTTTTTCTAAATTTTTCGAAAGCGTTTGAAATTGAAATTCTCGAAGTTGTTATCTACAAGTTGGAAGAAGGAATATTTTATTCCGAGTTGATATGTCAACGTGGACAAGAGCAGTTGCATATTGATTCGAGAACTTCCGATGCAGTAGCCTTAGCATTACGTTTTGAGTGTCCTATTTATACTTTTGAAGAAATTATAGAGAAGGCTGGTATCGTTCTCGATTTTGATAATAAAGAGGATCAGCCTACCAAAAAAGCACCTGCAAGTAAACCTGTGTCAGCAGAAAAGTATAAGGAAAAGAGTATTGATGAATTGAAACACTTATTACAAGAAGCCATAGAAGACGAAGATTATGAGAGAGCTTCTGATATAAGGGATGAAATCAATTCCAGAGAGGAATAA
- a CDS encoding IS66 family transposase, protein MIKRETLEPLSKDEIIDLFVDFSNKVEQTLNEMKEDIRVLKEKNQRLKSQNSRNSSRPPSHDFGRAPRQKSLRQPSKKKSGGQKGHKGTTLFQSLNPDHVIKYIPDAYCPGCGKVHSETTFQLQSKRQVVDIPPIQTTVTEHQVYQVKCTCGCLSTGEFPAGVTAPVQYGSRLTSFVSYLSTRQYIPFGRLPELLKCICNVSLSEGTIFNMLNRVADSLLPVYEGIKQNVAKATVIGSDESGVKVNSNNYWTWTWQSATETFITITPSRGYVTIDNEFPNGFPGAVLVSDSLSAQLKTPALLHQLCLAHLMRELNAFIESSDNQWARLLKTIFEKAIELKKNLAPDQYDKPLEKRRLIEQAFDELLKCPLQENVPKLAAFQKRLRKWRDAVFTFLDHPDVPFDNNGSERAIRNIKVKQKVSGGFRSDRGATIFAIIRSTIDSWIKRSADIFEKLRFSIQLAAHKTQFYSLK, encoded by the coding sequence ATGATAAAACGCGAAACACTAGAACCCCTTAGTAAGGATGAAATTATTGATCTCTTTGTTGACTTTAGCAACAAAGTAGAACAAACCCTTAATGAAATGAAGGAGGACATTCGCGTATTAAAGGAAAAGAACCAACGCTTAAAATCTCAGAACAGCCGTAATAGTTCTCGTCCACCATCACACGATTTCGGTCGTGCCCCAAGACAAAAAAGCCTCCGTCAGCCGAGCAAAAAGAAATCTGGAGGCCAAAAGGGGCACAAAGGAACAACACTTTTTCAATCGCTCAACCCAGATCACGTCATCAAGTACATACCAGATGCATATTGTCCAGGCTGTGGCAAAGTTCACTCTGAAACTACGTTCCAGCTTCAATCCAAGAGACAGGTTGTTGATATTCCTCCAATCCAAACTACAGTTACCGAACATCAGGTGTATCAAGTAAAGTGTACTTGCGGGTGTTTATCTACTGGTGAATTTCCTGCTGGAGTAACCGCCCCTGTTCAATATGGTAGCCGACTGACTTCATTTGTTAGCTACCTTAGCACTCGTCAATACATCCCTTTCGGCCGTTTGCCGGAATTATTAAAGTGCATTTGTAATGTTTCGCTTAGCGAAGGCACTATCTTTAATATGCTTAATCGTGTTGCCGATAGTTTACTGCCAGTTTACGAAGGAATCAAGCAGAATGTAGCTAAAGCAACGGTTATAGGTAGTGATGAATCAGGCGTAAAGGTTAACAGCAATAACTATTGGACATGGACCTGGCAATCAGCAACAGAAACATTCATCACCATCACGCCAAGCCGTGGCTATGTGACCATCGACAATGAATTCCCTAATGGATTTCCAGGAGCAGTGCTAGTTAGTGATTCATTAAGTGCACAGCTTAAAACGCCAGCCCTGCTACATCAGTTGTGTTTGGCTCACCTAATGCGTGAACTCAATGCTTTTATCGAGTCATCGGACAACCAATGGGCGAGATTGCTGAAAACAATATTTGAAAAAGCTATAGAACTCAAAAAAAACTTAGCTCCTGATCAATATGATAAACCACTAGAAAAACGCCGCCTGATTGAACAAGCATTTGATGAACTCTTAAAATGTCCGTTGCAGGAAAATGTGCCAAAGTTAGCTGCATTCCAAAAACGCTTAAGGAAATGGCGAGATGCTGTTTTTACATTCTTAGATCACCCGGATGTACCATTTGACAATAATGGTTCTGAACGTGCTATTCGAAACATCAAGGTCAAACAAAAGGTCTCTGGTGGCTTCAGATCAGATAGAGGTGCTACTATTTTTGCCATTATCAGATCAACGATTGACTCTTGGATAAAGCGATCTGCTGATATATTTGAAAAGCTAAGGTTTTCAATTCAATTGGCTGCACACAAAACTCAATTTTATTCACTTAAGTAA
- a CDS encoding DUF4469 domain-containing protein, with protein sequence MMNYTLYENKLTADVEDDYMARLVNVTTMNREELVTQITGPGSILKETECNAVIGDYWKQIIQFLSNGTFYKDDHINIRLDVVGVFMGENDRFDPERHELKITIQPSAELKGALANIPMQYTKPEKILPVIESIFDWGTETTNSNLTPGASLEITGENLKIYPEEDEQGIYFLNTSNGTETKADSIRTNEPKTLTLKTPQLPAGEYRIEIRNKAWNNKNLRTGLSDKTFIVS encoded by the coding sequence ATGATGAACTACACTTTGTACGAAAACAAACTTACCGCCGATGTAGAAGATGACTACATGGCACGGCTAGTGAATGTCACCACTATGAACCGCGAAGAATTAGTGACACAAATCACAGGCCCGGGTTCCATATTAAAAGAGACCGAATGTAATGCTGTTATTGGAGACTACTGGAAACAGATCATCCAATTCTTAAGCAATGGTACTTTTTATAAAGATGATCATATAAATATCAGGTTAGATGTAGTTGGGGTATTTATGGGCGAAAATGATCGCTTTGATCCGGAACGTCACGAACTAAAAATAACCATACAGCCTTCGGCGGAATTAAAGGGTGCGCTTGCAAATATTCCTATGCAATACACCAAACCGGAGAAAATATTACCTGTTATTGAAAGTATTTTCGACTGGGGAACGGAAACTACCAACAGCAATCTAACGCCAGGCGCCTCACTGGAGATAACAGGTGAAAACCTCAAAATTTACCCCGAAGAAGACGAACAGGGCATCTATTTCTTAAACACCTCAAATGGTACTGAAACAAAAGCTGATTCCATTCGAACCAACGAGCCCAAAACTCTTACACTAAAAACTCCGCAGTTACCGGCAGGTGAGTATCGAATAGAGATACGTAATAAGGCCTGGAATAATAAAAATCTGAGAACCGGTCTTTCAGATAAAACATTCATCGTTTCGTAA
- a CDS encoding nucleoside transporter C-terminal domain-containing protein: protein MKKVIFTLLALVAMQLVSAQSPTLSTAVDPHSGFSFITILRGLLGMASIIGIAWIFSIDRKAISWKVVGVGLVIQVLVAVCVLYVPFVQSVFEFFGKLFTLVLDFTKVGADFLLGDLMNSSSFGYIFAFQILPTIIFFSALTSVLFYLGIIQKIVWALAWLMSRALKLSGAESLSVAGNIFLGQTEAPLMIKAYLPKMNTSEMFLVMVGGMATVAGGVLAAYIGFLGGDDPVQRLMFAKHLLTASVMAAPGAIVVAKILVPQRENVESEVKISMDKIGSNILDAMSNGTTEGLKLAANVGAMLLVFFAFIAMINYGFDKVGQWTHLNAAITDMTNGQYQHFNLEFILGYGLAPLMWLIGVPSHDIALVGQLLGEKLIASEFVGYTSLAEFKTSGVLADPKSILMATYMLCGFANFASIGIQIGGIGGLAPNKREFLSKFGFRALLAGTLASLLSATIVGMILG from the coding sequence ATGAAGAAAGTAATTTTTACATTGTTAGCACTTGTGGCAATGCAGCTGGTGTCTGCTCAATCGCCAACTCTTTCAACTGCCGTTGACCCGCATTCGGGATTTAGTTTTATTACCATACTTCGAGGTTTATTGGGGATGGCTTCCATTATTGGTATTGCATGGATATTTAGTATCGATCGCAAAGCTATTTCGTGGAAAGTAGTTGGTGTTGGGTTAGTTATTCAGGTATTGGTTGCTGTATGTGTACTTTATGTTCCTTTTGTACAAAGTGTATTCGAGTTTTTTGGCAAACTCTTTACCTTAGTTTTGGATTTTACGAAAGTAGGAGCTGACTTTTTGTTAGGGGATTTGATGAATTCATCTTCGTTTGGATATATTTTCGCTTTTCAAATACTACCGACCATTATATTCTTTTCGGCACTTACTAGTGTACTATTTTATTTAGGTATAATACAAAAAATTGTTTGGGCATTGGCTTGGTTAATGAGTCGTGCTTTAAAATTATCAGGAGCGGAAAGTTTATCGGTAGCCGGAAATATTTTCTTAGGTCAAACAGAAGCACCATTAATGATTAAAGCATATTTACCAAAGATGAATACTTCTGAAATGTTTTTAGTTATGGTAGGAGGTATGGCTACTGTTGCCGGAGGAGTTTTGGCCGCTTATATTGGTTTTCTTGGTGGTGATGATCCTGTTCAACGTTTGATGTTTGCCAAGCACTTATTAACAGCTTCTGTGATGGCTGCTCCCGGTGCTATTGTTGTCGCTAAAATTTTAGTTCCACAAAGAGAAAATGTAGAGTCAGAAGTTAAGATATCAATGGATAAGATTGGTAGTAATATATTAGATGCAATGAGTAATGGTACTACCGAAGGGTTGAAACTAGCAGCTAATGTTGGAGCTATGTTGTTGGTGTTTTTTGCTTTTATTGCAATGATTAATTATGGTTTTGATAAAGTGGGGCAATGGACACATTTAAATGCTGCTATTACTGATATGACTAATGGTCAGTATCAACACTTTAATCTGGAGTTTATATTAGGATATGGATTAGCGCCACTGATGTGGTTGATTGGTGTTCCATCGCATGATATTGCTTTGGTTGGTCAGTTATTAGGTGAGAAATTGATTGCCAGTGAGTTTGTTGGTTATACCAGTTTAGCTGAATTCAAAACCAGTGGTGTACTAGCTGATCCAAAATCAATATTAATGGCTACTTATATGCTTTGTGGTTTTGCCAATTTTGCATCTATTGGTATTCAAATTGGTGGAATTGGTGGTTTGGCCCCTAATAAAAGAGAGTTCTTATCTAAATTTGGTTTTAGGGCACTATTAGCTGGTACGCTGGCTTCTTTATTATCTGCCACTATTGTTGGTATGATATTGGGGTAG